In the Acetobacterium sp. KB-1 genome, TTATGGTTTTACCTGAAAGCCCCTGAAAAAGAAGAACAATTAACCGTTCTCGCTCACACTGGCGGGAATCGTTAATGGAACTGATATCGTATTTCGATATCATCAATAAATAATCAAACAGGAGGAAAAAAACATGTCAAAAATTGAAGAAGTTAAAGCAAAGGTTGAAGCAGGAAAGTCTAAATTAGTACCAGGGCTGGTACAGGAAGCCCTTGATGAAGGCAGTGCACCAGGTGAAATTCTCCAGGCGATGGTCGATTCCATGGGTGTTGTTGGGGACAAATTCTCTTCTGGCGAAATTTTTGTTCCAGAAATGCTCATCGCTGCCAAAGCCATGTCAAAAGGGGTTGAGGTCTTAAAACCACTGATGGCTGGTGACGGCTCTGCCTCTCTGGGTACTTGTGTTATCGGTACCGTGGCTGGGGATCTTCACGATATTGGCAAAAATCTGGTATCGATGATGATCGAAAGTGCTGGGTTCGATATGGTTGATTTGGGTGTTGATGTACCGGCTGATACCTTCGTTTCCGCCGTTAAAGACAATGACAATGTGAAAATTGTCGCGTGCTCGGGTCTTCTGACCACCACCATGCCCGCCTTAAAAGAAGCCGTAGCAACGGTAAAAGCAGCTTGCCCGGATGTAAAAGTTATTGTTGGTGGAGCCCCGGTAACACCGGAATATGCCGCCGAAGTTGGTGCTGACGGCTATGCACCAGATGCTGGCAGTGCCGCTGTCAAAGCCAAAGAACTGGTATCGGCATAATAAGAATTAATAATTTGCCATAGGGTCCATTTATAATTGTT is a window encoding:
- a CDS encoding corrinoid protein, whose amino-acid sequence is MSKIEEVKAKVEAGKSKLVPGLVQEALDEGSAPGEILQAMVDSMGVVGDKFSSGEIFVPEMLIAAKAMSKGVEVLKPLMAGDGSASLGTCVIGTVAGDLHDIGKNLVSMMIESAGFDMVDLGVDVPADTFVSAVKDNDNVKIVACSGLLTTTMPALKEAVATVKAACPDVKVIVGGAPVTPEYAAEVGADGYAPDAGSAAVKAKELVSA